GGGGCCCACACTTGATTGAACTCATGGTCACCCGTTTAACCAGTCACTCCTCCGATGACGACCAAACTGTCTATCGGTCGCCGGAAGAACTGGAAGAAGTGAAAGCCAACGACCCAATTAAGAAATTTAAAGCACAACTTATCGAGGAAGGCTATCTGACTGAAGAAGAAAACGAAAAAATCTACCAAGAACTGCAAGCGGAAGTCGACCAAGCCACCGATGAAGCGGAAGCCAGCCCTGATCCGACGCCAGAATCACTCTATGAACAAGTCTATGCCGACTAATTTCTCCATATAATAGGAAAGGAATGACTCAAGATGACAGAAATAACTTACTTAGAGGCCTTAAACCAAGGTATTGATGAAGAAATGGCCCGCGATGATAAGGTCCTCATCTTTGGTGAAGACGTCGGTGGGGAAAAAGGTGGGGTTTTCGGGGTCTCCAAAGGCCTAGCCGCTAAATACGGGGATGACCGGGTCTTCTCCAGCCCCCTCACTGAAATTGCCATCGCTGGTTTAACCGTGGGCTTAGGGATTAAAGGCTACCGGGCCATTGGTGAATTCCAATTTGCGGACTATATCCTCCCAGCCGTTAACCAAATTAACTCCGAAGCTGCTAGGATGCGTTACCGGACCAAGGGCGACTGGACCACGCCAATTGTCTTTCGCGCCCCTTATGGAGCTGGTGTCCGCGGCGGTTTCTATCATTCCCAAACTACCGACAAGGTCTTTGCCGGACAACCGGGACTACGGATTGTGACCCCTTCCACTGTCTATGACGCTAAAGGGATGATCAAGGCCGCTATCCGCTCTGATGACCCCGTCCTCTTCTATGAGCACAAACGCCTCTACCGGCTCTTAAAAGATGAAATTCCTAGTGAAGACTATACCGTTCCTTTAGACAAGGCCAATGTCCTCCGTCAAGGGGATGATATTACCGTGATTGCCTATGGGATTGTCCTCCAATACGCCCTCAAAGCGGCTGAACGCTTAAGTGAAGAAGAAGGCATTGAATGTGAAGTCGTTGACGTGAGAAGCCTTTATCCACTAGATAAGGAAACCCTGGTGGAAGCGGCTAAGAAAACCGGTAAGGTCCTCTTAGTTACCGAAGATAATAAGGAAGGCGCGATAATGAGTGAAATTGCCGCCATTATCGCTGAAGAAGCCCTCTTCGACTTGGACGCGCCCATCCGCCGTTTAGCTGGCCCAGATGTGCCTACTGTGGGCTATGCCCTAAACTTAGAACGTGAATTCTTAGTCGATGAGGACAAGGTCTACCAAGCCATGAAAGAGCTCGCTGAATTCTAACCATAGCTAAGACTTGTCATCAAGCAGAAGGGAGCTTAAACTAATGACTAAAAAAATCATCAAGATGCCGGCCCTAGGCGAAAGTGTTCATGAAGCGACCATTAACGCTTGGCTAGTCAAAGCCGGCGATACTGTCAAAAAATACGACCCGCTGGCGGAAGTGATCTCTGACAAGGTCACCACCGAGGTCCCCTCCGAATATAGTGGGGTGATCGACGAATTGTTGGTTGATGAAGATGAAGAAATCCCTATTGGCCAAGCCATCCTGTCAATTATTGTCGAAGGGGATGGCCCAGACGACCAAGCCGAAGCCCATTCTACAGAAACTAGTGACCAAGAGAATGCGGATGAAGCAAAAGAGGAAGCCGAGCCAACTCAAAATCTCAACTATTCCCCTGCTGTCGTTCGTTTGGCCCAGGAGAAAGGAATCGATCTCAAACAAGTCACCG
This genomic stretch from Aerococcus mictus harbors:
- a CDS encoding alpha-ketoacid dehydrogenase subunit beta → MTEITYLEALNQGIDEEMARDDKVLIFGEDVGGEKGGVFGVSKGLAAKYGDDRVFSSPLTEIAIAGLTVGLGIKGYRAIGEFQFADYILPAVNQINSEAARMRYRTKGDWTTPIVFRAPYGAGVRGGFYHSQTTDKVFAGQPGLRIVTPSTVYDAKGMIKAAIRSDDPVLFYEHKRLYRLLKDEIPSEDYTVPLDKANVLRQGDDITVIAYGIVLQYALKAAERLSEEEGIECEVVDVRSLYPLDKETLVEAAKKTGKVLLVTEDNKEGAIMSEIAAIIAEEALFDLDAPIRRLAGPDVPTVGYALNLEREFLVDEDKVYQAMKELAEF